The sequence below is a genomic window from Candidatus Hydrogenedentota bacterium.
GTGGTGAGCCCGGTCATGGTGGCGGGGGTCATCGCCATGGCCCACCGCTACGGCAGGCCCTGCATGCCCGGCGCGTACACGCCCACGGAAATCTTCACCGCCTGGGAGCTGGGCGGCGACATCATCAAGGTCTTCCCCGCCTCCACCGGCGGCCTGGAACACATCAAGGCCGTGCGCGCGCCCATGCCGCAGATTCCCCTCGCGCCGACGGGCGGCGTGGACCTGGACAACCTCGCGGACTTCGTGAAGGCGGGCGTGGTCGCCATCGGCGTGGGCGGCAACCTGGTCAGTAAAAAACTCGTGCAGGCGCGGGACTTCGCCGGACTCACGGAGAACGCCCGACGCTATGCGGAGGCCTTCGCCGCGGCGCGCGGGAACGCCTGATGAACCCCGACTTGGGCGAAGTGCTGCGGAGGGCCGTGGCCGCCGCAAAGGCGCCCGGCGCGGCGGCCTGGGTGGGCCGCGGGGGCGAGACGCTGTTCTCCTCCGCAACGGGGCTGCGCCAGACCACCCCCGGCCCGGAACCCGCCACGCTGGAGACGCTGTATGACCTGGCCTCCCTCACAAAGGTCGTCGCCACGACCACCTGTGTGATGCTGCTGCGGGACGACGGCGCGCTCTCGCTGGACCAGAAAGTCTCCGACTGGCTGCCCCTGCCGGGCTTCGAGCGGTTCACCCTGCGCCACCTCATCACGCACACGGCCGGGCTGGCCCCGTTCCGGACGTGGTACAAGGAAATCACCGGCGCCCTGGACATGGTGCAGCGCATCTCGGAACTGTCCCTGGACCGCGCGCCCGGCACGGCGCGTGAATATTCCGACTTTGGGTTCATCCTCCTGGGGCAGGTGGTGGAGAAGGCCGCAAAGGAGCCCCTGGACCGCTTCGCCGTGCGGCGCGTCTTCAAGCCTCTGGGCATGAAACACACCCTGTACAAGCCGTCCGAACCGCTCCGGAAGGACTGCGCCCCCACGGAGAACTGCCCCTGGCGCGGGCGCATTGTCCGGGGCGAGGTCCACGACGAGAACGCCTTCGCCATGGGCGGGGTCTCGGGCCATGCGGGGCTCTTCGCCACGGCGGGCGACCTGGCGCTGTTCTGCCGTGCCCTGCTGGAGGAGAAAATCCTCAAGAAGGCCACCCTGGACGAGATGCTGCGTATTGGCCAGGTGCCCTCGTACCCGTGGCAGGGGCTCGGCTGGTGGCTGGACCCGCGCACGGCGGGCGCCAACGGGTTCCTGAGCGCGCGCCAGGCCTTCGGGCACACCGGCTGGACCGGCACCAGCATCTGGATGGACCGCGAGAGCGGCCTGTACGCCATTCTACTGGCGAACACCTGCCACCCGAGCCGGAACCGCCGCGACAACGGCACCCTGCGCCGCGCCTTCTACTCCGCCGTCACCCTGACACAGCTTCCGGACCGGTG
It includes:
- the eda gene encoding bifunctional 4-hydroxy-2-oxoglutarate aldolase/2-dehydro-3-deoxy-phosphogluconate aldolase, with protein sequence MDRQAVTAYLMKHGIIAIIRADGGGDDLVRVVEAVMEGGVRCIEVTMTTPGALQCIETASAKLAGADVCLGVGSVLDPETARLAILAGAQYVVSPVMVAGVIAMAHRYGRPCMPGAYTPTEIFTAWELGGDIIKVFPASTGGLEHIKAVRAPMPQIPLAPTGGVDLDNLADFVKAGVVAIGVGGNLVSKKLVQARDFAGLTENARRYAEAFAAARGNA